The Oscillospiraceae bacterium DNA window TATCCTTAGCCATTACAACTACCTGTGCATTTTTTACATACGCTTTGGAAACTGCACAATTCTTTTTAACTTCATCTGAAATTGTCATACCATTCCATATACAGTCAATTTGCATTGCATCAAGTGTAGGAAACTTTGTATCCCAGTTGATTTCAATAAATTCAGGAGTTTTTCCTAATTTTTCACAAACTGCTTTTGCAAATTCTGTATCAAATCCTGTAAGTTCTCCATCAGCATCAAGGAAATTCATTGGCTCATAAATTGTATAACCAATCTTAAGTGTATCGGAATTTTCACTGTTATCCGCACATCCTGCAAATCCAAGCACTAACGCTAATGATAAAATAATAGCAATAATTTTTTTCATTTTAACAACCTCTTTCATTATTTTATAGTTCTATTATACTTTATCAATTTAGCAAAGTAAAGTATTATTTTGTTTTTTTGAAATTTTTGTAAAAAATGCACAAACATAAATTAACAGTTTGTGCATTTTAGTTGAAAAATTATTTAATCATTTCCATAAACTCTTCTTCTGATATAATATTAATTCCTAATGTTTTTGCTTTTTCAAGTTTACTGCCTGCTTCCTCTCCCAAAAGAACATAATCTGTTTTTTTAGAAACCGAAGAAGATGTTTTCCCTCCAAAACTTTCTATAATTTTAGAAGCCTCGTCTCTTTTTAATGTTGGTAGAGTTCCTGTTAGGACAAAAGTTTTTCCTTTAAATCTCTCATCAATAATTTTTTCGAGCGATTGCATATTGACATTGGCACTTTTAAGTTTTTCTATAAGCAATATATTAGAATTATCTTTAAAGAAATCAATAATACTTCCTGCAACCTTTTGACCAATATCATCAATACTTATCAAGGTTTCATAATCAGCTTTTATAAAATTATCCATTGATTTGAAATGCTTTGATAAACTCTTTGCAGTTTTCGCCCCTACAAAACGTATTCCAAGACCAAATATAAGTTTTGATAAATCATTTTGTTTTGATTTTTCTATTGCATCAATAATATTTTTGGCTGATTTGTCACCCATTCTTTCAAGATGTGAGATATCTTCTGCATTTAAATAATACAAATCAGAAAAAGATGAGATGATATTGTTATCTATAAGCGCTGAAACAACAGCAGGTCCCATGCCTTCAATATCCATTGCATCTCTTGATGCAAAATGTATAATGGTTCGCATAAGTTGAGCAGGACATGAAGAATTTATACATCTTGTTGCTGCCTCGTCAGTAAAACGAACAGTTTTCTCCCCACAGGCAGGACATAGTTCAGGCATTTTATAAATTTCAAGTTCTTCAGTTCTTTTATCCTTAACACTGGAAACAATTTCAGGAATAATATCTCCTGCTTTTCTGACAATTACTGTATCTCCGATTCGAATATCTTTATCTAAAATATTATCGATATTATGAAGAGTTGCTTTTCTCACAGTAGTCCCTGCTAATCGAACAGGCTCTAATACGGCATTGGGAGTCAGTACTCCGGTTCTTCCAACCTGAACAACAATATCAATAAGTTTTGTTTCTTTTTCTTCCGCAGGGAATTTATAAGCAACAGCCCACCTTGGAGTTTTTGAAGTGCTTCCAAGCACATCTCTTTGACTTAATGAATTAAGTTTAATTACAACGCCGTCAATTTCAAAAGGAAGTTCTCCTCTTAGTTCACTTATTTCTTCTATTCTTTTATATACATCTTCTATATTATCTATAACTTTATAGTAAGGAACAACTTTGAAACCACATTCTTCCATATATTTTAAAGTTTCAAAATGTGTATTAAAAGATATGCCGTTAACAGCCTGAATATTAAAAACAAACATTGAAAGTTGCCTTTTTTTTGTAACTCCACTGTCAAGTTGTCTTAAAGACCCGGCGGCAGCATTTCGTGGATTTGCAAATAATTTTTGTTCATATATTTCCTGAAGTTCATTAAGTTTATTAAAAACTTCAGTGCTCATGTAAACTTCTCCTCTTACTTCGAGAGAAGAAATATTTTTATTAAGAGTTTTGGGGATATCTTTTATTGTTTTTAAATTTTCGCTGACATCTTCCCCTGTTACCCCATCTCCTCTTGTGGAACCTCTTTTAAACTTTCCGTTTTCATATTCTAATGAAACAGAAAGCCCGTCAATCTTAAGTTCAACTACATATTCATATTTTTCATTAAGTGAAGATTTTATGCGATTGTCAAATTCAATAAGTTCTTCTTTAGAAAATACATCCTGAAGACTTTCCATTGGAACACTGTGAACAACAGGACTAAATTTTGATGAAGCAGTACCGCCTACATGGGATGTCGGAGAATTTTCCGATTTGTATTCAGGAAATTGTTTTTCTAAATCTTCAAGTTCTCTTAAAAGTTTGTCATACTCCATATCGCTAATCTCAGGCGAGTCGTTATTATAATATAAATTGTTATGATATTCTAAAACTTTTTCTAATTCTCTAATACGTGATTCGAAAAAATCCATTTTTATCTCCTTTAAACAATTGAAATAATTTTTTCAATAGCAAAATAAGGTTCTGTAAGACCATTTTTAACTTTATAATCAAGTTCATTTAATTCGGATATTATTTCTCTTAATTTTTCTGTTTTAATTTTATCTTTCTGTCTTAAATATTTATTTATTAAAAATCCTCTGCCATTAAGTTCGAGTAAAGATAAGGTTTCATTATTAGGTATTCTTTCCATACTATTAGTAATTACTACATACATATTTATAAAATGATCACATACAATAGAGAAAATTTTACCTGCCGGATGCTGATTTTTCATAAGACGCAAATCATTTAAAATATCATAAGCAGTTTTCTTATCCTTGTTTATAATCGCATCAGAAAGTGAAAAGACTCTATCCTCTATAGATTTTTTAACAAGCAGGTCAATAATTTCTCTTGTAACCTCATCACTGTCATCAAGATAAGCACATATAACTTCAACTTCTCTTAATATACTGTTGATAGAAGGCTCGCAAATAGATATGAGATACTCTAAATCATCACGTCTTATTTTTTTCTTATTTTTTGCAAACTGACGATTTATAAATGATATCATATCAGAAAAACTTAATTTATCACATAAAATATCATTACCGTTTTCCTGCACAAGTTTTAAGAGTGGCTTTGATATTTTCTTCACATCTGTTTCGCGTTCTCTTATTATAATAACAGTATAGGAAGGAATATCATTAAAAA harbors:
- the ligA gene encoding NAD-dependent DNA ligase LigA; its protein translation is MDFFESRIRELEKVLEYHNNLYYNNDSPEISDMEYDKLLRELEDLEKQFPEYKSENSPTSHVGGTASSKFSPVVHSVPMESLQDVFSKEELIEFDNRIKSSLNEKYEYVVELKIDGLSVSLEYENGKFKRGSTRGDGVTGEDVSENLKTIKDIPKTLNKNISSLEVRGEVYMSTEVFNKLNELQEIYEQKLFANPRNAAAGSLRQLDSGVTKKRQLSMFVFNIQAVNGISFNTHFETLKYMEECGFKVVPYYKVIDNIEDVYKRIEEISELRGELPFEIDGVVIKLNSLSQRDVLGSTSKTPRWAVAYKFPAEEKETKLIDIVVQVGRTGVLTPNAVLEPVRLAGTTVRKATLHNIDNILDKDIRIGDTVIVRKAGDIIPEIVSSVKDKRTEELEIYKMPELCPACGEKTVRFTDEAATRCINSSCPAQLMRTIIHFASRDAMDIEGMGPAVVSALIDNNIISSFSDLYYLNAEDISHLERMGDKSAKNIIDAIEKSKQNDLSKLIFGLGIRFVGAKTAKSLSKHFKSMDNFIKADYETLISIDDIGQKVAGSIIDFFKDNSNILLIEKLKSANVNMQSLEKIIDERFKGKTFVLTGTLPTLKRDEASKIIESFGGKTSSSVSKKTDYVLLGEEAGSKLEKAKTLGINIISEEEFMEMIK
- the holA gene encoding DNA polymerase III subunit delta; this encodes MNSKELNKKLNEGIIDNLYLFYGEEDYIKDTYIEKIKSIVLKDDIMGMNFTQFDEEPSKNELIEAIESVPVMCERKIVYLNGFNVVSTSSKKEIKETINELFNDIPSYTVIIIRERETDVKKISKPLLKLVQENGNDILCDKLSFSDMISFINRQFAKNKKKIRRDDLEYLISICEPSINSILREVEVICAYLDDSDEVTREIIDLLVKKSIEDRVFSLSDAIINKDKKTAYDILNDLRLMKNQHPAGKIFSIVCDHFINMYVVITNSMERIPNNETLSLLELNGRGFLINKYLRQKDKIKTEKLREIISELNELDYKVKNGLTEPYFAIEKIISIV